The genomic interval TAGTTTTAATGAAATTTGATTTAAAGGGCATTTTTCTTTGCTTTTAATTCTAAGATAGATAGTTTCTAAATAAGAGGACTGAATATCATTGTTTTTTATAGGCAATTTTATAATATAGTTCTTGTGATCTTCATCTAAAATTGGGTTAATTGTTTCTGTCCTTGCTTCTAAATAATGGTTAAATAATTTATTTAAATGATTTTCTTGGTAAACGCGTAACGAAATTATTGAAATAGTTAGAATCGCAACACTAACTATTGAAGTAACGGAAATTATTTTCCATCGAGCCTGTACTTTAATTTTAATTGCTTCGAAAAGAGTAATATTCGATTTATTCTTTATGAAAAAAATACAGTGTTGACTCAAAAAGCCAATGAACCACAAACCAACAAACTCAAGGTAAAAATAGTGTCTTGGATCAAATTGTAAAACGGGATAGGCTCCTAAATACAGCAGGGTAAATAATATGAATAATGCAATTCGTAATTGAAAAAAGGCTATAGTTGCTGTGACAAAAAAGGGGAGCACAGCCGCTACATTTCTTAAAGGGATGTATGCAGCGATTTTTTGAACGAAGCCGTGAATAAAAATTAATGGAACTTGGAGCATACTTGCATAAATTCGCACTAAGAAATCAGCAGGAAATGTTGATAGATAATTCAATAAAAACAAAGAGCTATAATAATTGTATTCTTTTGCAGTGGCGGGCATTAAATGTTCAATACCATAAATTCTTTCGGAGAAACTATTCACAACAGTATAGGGGATTAAATCAAAATAGAGAGGAATAATAGAATAGGTTTCAAGTTGTCTTAAACCTAAATTCGGGGTAAATGAGTCGGCAAGTCCAAGAATAATAACATGAGCAAGACCTCCTCCTCCATAACTATGGTAAGCCTGTAAAACAGGATAGCCAACCACAAAGAAACTTATTGAAAAAATGAGGATCGCTTCTAATTTTCTTTGAATGGCTTTGTGCGCTATTTTTACAAAGAATAGTAAAGATATAAGAAAAAAAGGCAACATAACTAATATATCTGTTCTAAATCCAAGGCCTAATCCTAATAAAGACCCAGAAAAAAAGGAGGAGACAAATAATTTTTTCCTGTTAGGACAGTTCGTTACTAATGCTCCTATAATACCAACGATACCGAGTAAAAAAGGTGCTACTGAATAATCTCTTAGCTGAACAACATAGTACATTTGTAGGGGGGATATGGCGATAAATAGTGCGAGCACCAAAGAAAATGATTGACTTAAGCCTAGTCGAAAAATGGAATATATGGCAAGTAAACTGATGCTGTATAAGAGCAAAAATAAGGGAACTAAATTATTCCAGCTCACTCCAAATATTTTCCACATAAACCCGGAGAATAAAATCATGTATCGCTCTAGACTTTGAAAATAATTAAGTGGTTTGAGACCTTTTTGAACAATATTTTTGCATTCAAAATTGTTTGTTTTATTGTCTAAAAAAGATTGGAGTGAGTCACTTATCTGTGCAGGGTTGGCAAATCCATGGCCGCAGGCAAACATGACTGCAGGAGCAAACTCATTTTGATAAAAGAAAGATGAATAATGCTTATGGGTAATGGAATAGTAAGTATAAAAATTACCAACTAATAACAGGATAAGAGGAAATAATATTTTTTGCCAGGAACTTGGGAGTCTATCTTTTTTGGTATTAAAAAATCCTTGGCTCAATGAGTTTATTTTTAACATTGACTTTTTATCTCACTTTTCTCATGTTTTTTATTTGCGACGTTATTAATGTTACATACTCGGACTTTTTAGTTGTGAAGAATACCAGAAAAAATCTCAAAATCCATTCGTGCCTGGCAGATTTTTTAAGTGTAAGAGTTGAGGCTCTTTGAAACAGAATTTTGAGCATAATTAAGTCAATTTGCTGTTCTATTTTTTGGCGACAATGAGTCTTGAACCGCCTAAGGAAAAGTTCAATCCTTTACGAATCATTTGAACTTCTACCTCCAATATTTTTTCAAAAACAGCATTAAGCCAAGGAGAAAGACGAAGCTCTTTGTAGGGGTCCTCATTTTTTTTGGGTAATTTTTGTTTAAATCGCGATGCAATCATTAGCGGTAGAAGGAAAAAGACAAAGGAAGTACTTCGTAATATCTTAAAGCCCGCTTTTTGGATTTTATCATGCAGATTTTTTGCGGAATAACGGCGTACATGACAAGCGGCTTTATCTGCATTACTCCATAGCCATTGATGTTGGGGGACAGTAAGTAAAAGAAGGCCATTAGGTTTCAACGCTTGGTTCATTTGCAATAAGACCTCCATGTCTTCTTGAATATGTTCCAAAACATCAAAAGCGCCAATTACATCAAATTCATCAACAAAAGGGATGTGTCGCGCATCCATTTGCATGAACTCCATAGGCGTATTTTGTCTCGTTGCGGCAAAACTCAGACCATCAATGAACAACTCCCCACCTTTATATTGACGCCCTGGAAATGCATCAGCGATTCCAGATAATACATAACCTGTACCACAGCCTATTTCAAAAAAAGATTGAAACACAGGGCAATATTGATTAAGAGCCCATATTATTAGTTTGTTACGAGTTCGGAACCAAAAGTTATTTGCTTCAAGTTGCGCTAATTGTGCGAAATGGCTGACTTTGAATCCAGAGTCTTTTTGAGCAAACTGAGGTGAAAAAGCGCAAAATCCGTCAATCAATTCCGGAGCCCATTCACAATATTGGCAAAGTGAGACGTTTGATGGATAAAAATTACTGCAGGAAAGGCATTTTTTCATTAACTTTCTCACTATGTGATGGAAAGACAAATAATTTAAAGACGATGAAAAGATAAGCAGCAACAATAATGATGGCAATAGCTTGAATCTCGTAATAGGAATAGCCTAAGTAATCGACAAAAATAAATAATAAAAGCAGGTTAATAGAGTATCCTGAGATATGAGTAATGAGGAAGCGAATGCTGGTTGAGGAAAAACGTCCTGAACCCTTAAAGGTTAGACGCCAATTACTGAGATAGCTTCCTAATGCGCAAAATAAATAAATCATTGTCATCGCTATCTTTGGTGCCATGTTAAAATGGGTCATTAATAAAAAAATAAAATAACCGAGTACATTAATGGCAATGCCTGATACCCCATAATATAATAATTGCATCGCAGTTTTGCTATGCAGTACCCCGTTAGTCCATCTCATTATTTAAAGGCTCCATTATCCTCGGATTCGTTTTTTTCAAGTGACCATCAGTAGTGTGATCTATTTTTTGATAAATATGACGAATAATAGTGTATGGTCGCCTCTTTATCTCTAAAAAGATTTTTGAAAGATAGATTCCAACAATCCCAATAAATGAAATAATTAGGCCTCCAAGTAACCAAATCGAAGCCATTACTGATGTCCAGCCTTCTAATATATTATGAAATAGGAATTTGTTAATAATTAACCATCCTATATAACTACATGCAAAGAACATAATAAGTAAGCCAAAGTAAAAAATACTTACTAAAGGCAAATTGCTAAATGAAGTCACTGAATTAACAAATAAAGAAACTTTACGTCTTAAAGTGTATGTTGTTTCGCTTGAGCTTTCTTTTTTCACAGTCTGGGGATGTTGTTCAAAACCAGTTAGGTACCATAAGCCAGCAATATATATTTCTCGCTCTTTATGAAGCAATAGCGCATTCACATACCGACGTGTCATTAAGCGGGCAACAGTTATGTTCGTTGGTAAAGGCTCACTACTCAAAAATCGTAGAAATCGATAAAACAATGCACCACTCCAACGCTCAAAAACACCGCCTTTTCTTACTTCCTGAACCCCATAAACTACATCACAACACTCTTCTTTCATTTGTTTTGCAAATGAGAGCAGCCATTCTGGTTTTTCTTCTAAGTCACTGTCAATCAGAAAAATATGTTCTCCTCTAGCATGTGCTAATCCAGTCATCATTGCTTTGTGATGTCCAAAGTTTCGAGATAAATCAACGACTATGATCTGGGGATTTTGATCCATTTGTTTAATTGCTGTTTCTAGGCTGTCGTCAGGCGAGCCATCATTAACCAAAACAATTTCATAGCTATTGCCAACAAGTTGTTCAGCAACCAAAGAAAGGCGCTGACAAAACTCTATGATGTATTTTTCTGATTTATAAAGAGTAGCAACAATGGACAGTTTCATTTACTTCCTTAAAATCTAATGGCAGAATTGTGCCAGCTTATCACAAAAAGGTTATTTTATGGCTTATCTTTCACAAAAACAGCTGGAAGCTTTAAATTTTAAAAGACTGGGTAAAAATGTAAAAATTAGTGATAAAGCTTGTATCTATGATCCTGAACGATTCGAAGTTGCTGATAATACACGTATTGATGATTTTTGTGTTATCTCGGGAAAAATTACTTTGGGCTCTTATGTTCATATAGCTCCTTTCTGTTTGCTTGCAGGTGGAATAGAAGGAATAACAGTGGGTGATTTTTCCGGGATTTCCTATGGTTCAAAAGTATTTAGTCAGTCGGATGACTACAGTGGCCAATTTATGGTGAGTCCCTTAATTCCGTTAGACTATAAAAATGAAAAAAGAGCTCAGGTAACTCTTGGTCGCCACGTCATTCTCGGGGCAAATGCTGTCATTTTTCCTGGAGTACATATTGCTGAGGGATGTTCAATTGGTGCTATGACATTAGTTACCAAAAGCACGGAGCCTTGGGGAATCTATACAGGTATTCCTGCAAAGCGTGTCAAGGAAAAAAGCAAGGCGATACTCCTCCTCGAACAGAAATTTCTTAACGAAACCATAGGTTAGTTTATGATTCCCTTCAATAAGCCAGCATTTACAGGTAAAGAATTTGATTACATACGACAAGCCGTAACAAACAATAAAACTGCGGGTGACGGTGATTTCACAAAAAAATGTACTCGCTGGTTTGAGCTTGAGCTCAAAATTCCGAAGGTATTGTTGACTACTTCCTGCACTCATGCTCTAGAAATGGCCGCAATTTTAGCAGAAATTCAACCTGGAGACGAAGTCATTGCCCCCTCTTATACGTTTGTTTCAACCGTAAATGCTTTTGTATTGCGGGGCGCAAAAATTAAATTTGTAGATATCCGTCCAGATACACTTAATATTGATGAACGTTTGATTGAGGCTGCGATAACCGAACGAACTAAGGTCATTGTACCTGTTCATTATGCAGGAGTGGCATGTGAAATGGATACCATCATGACAATAGCCAAGAAACATAACTTGTTGGTTGTTGAGGATGCCGCTCATGGAGTGATGTCAAGTTATAAAGGTCGATCGCTTGGCTCAATGGGCGATTTAGGGACTTTTAGCTTTCACGAAACTAAGAATTATACAATGGGTGAGGGTGGGGCATTATTAATTAATAACCCGTCTTATATTGAGCGCGCAGAAATTATTCGCGAAAAGGGTACCGATCGCAGCAAATTTTTTCGTGGACAAGTCGACAAATATTCGTGGTGTGATTTAGGCTCGAGTTACTTGCCTAGTGATATTAATGCTGCTTACTTATGGGCACAACTTGAATTAGCTCATGAGATTAATAATGAACGTTTAAGATTGTGGGAACAATATTATCAAGGATTAACAGATATTTCTCAAAATGGAATTATTGAGCTGCCAATAATACCTCCTGAATGCAAGCATAATGCACACATGTTTTATCTTAAAATGGCAAATCTCGATATTCGTACTCGTTTGATTGAAGCACTCAAACGCCAGTCTTGTTGGGCTGTTTTTCATTATGTGCCGTTACATACCTCTAAAGCAGGATTGATTTATGGTGAATTTGTTGGTGAGGATAAATATACTACAGCTGAAAGTGAACGTTTATTACGTCTACCTCTTTATTATGGTTTAAAAGCTCATGAAATTGCTACGGTCATTGAGATTATTCGTAATTTTATGGAATTTTATGTTTAGACTTTTGGAGAGTGATTCAAGATAACCACATAGACTAAGCATTAAAATGTGTATAAATGATGATTTTTAAAAAAATAAATAATTTACTTTTTCAATATCGGGCAGATCTTGATGGAATCAGAGGACTGGCCGTTATTTCAGTAATTATATATCATTTTTTTCCTGAGTATTTGCCAGGCGGTTTTTGGGGCGTTGATATATTTTTTGTGCTCTCCGGCTATCTTATTTCTCGAATAATTATTACTCAATTAAACTCGAATTCATTTAGTTTTTTTGATTTTTATTTACGTCGTATTAGACGAATTTTTCCTGCACTGATTACCGTGATGCTTGCTACTTTAATCATAGGCCATTTATTTTTAACGCCCATAGAATATAAGAAATTGGGGAAGCATCTTTTGGGAGGTGCAACATTTATATCAAATTTTATTTTGTGGCATGAAGCGGGTTATTTTGATAATTCAGCAACTCTCAAACCCTTATTGCATTTGTGGTCTTTAAGTGTAGAAGAGCAATTTTACTTATTATGGCCTATCGCACTTTATTGTGGATTCAAAAATGGTTGGCTTTCCCGCTTAATCCTTTTAACAATAGGACTCTCATTTGTGTTAAACGTCGTTTTAGTATATACGGCGCCGATTGCTGCGTTTTATTTTCCCATTTCTCGGTTTTGGGAGTTGGTATTAGGTGCCGCAATTACTTTCTATAAATTCGATAGTTTGACTCTACAAAGCGCATTAAGACGATCATTTCGTTCTTCAATTGCGTCATGGATTGGGTTGTTATTAATTTGTTTCTCTTGTTTTTTTATAACTGCAAATCATAAAGTGCCAGGCTTCTGGGCATTTTTACCTGTATGCGGCACTCTGTTTCTTATTTGTGGACAAGAAAATTGGATAAACCGCAGAATACTATCTAATTATACTTTAGCTGGAATAGGGAAAATTAGTTATCCACTTTATTTATGGCACTGGCCAATTTTTTCCTTTATAAATATTACGAGTCCCTCTCATCCTTCATTTGGATTGCGAGTATTTGCTGTGATACTGGGAATTTTTCTTTCTTATTTAACTTATGTATTTATTGAGTCTCCTATACGATTTTCCAAGAACTATATCATAAAACCTCAGATAGCTTTGAGCTCGATGCTACTAATTATTGGCAGCATTGGTTTAACCGACTATCTTTGTGATGGTTGGCCATCCAGGTTTCCTGGTGAGATCTCTGCGTACTTTAATTATTCTTATGATTATTCAAAACATACTGATGCACAGCAAATGAAATGTTGGTTGCCTCAGGAGCTCTCAGAAAATGGATTTTCTGAAGAGTGTTATCCCCGATCTTTGGGAAAGAAAACAATTCTAATCTGGGGCGACTCACATGCTGCCTGTTTATATCCTGGACTAAAAAAGATTTTTGGCGCTCAATTTAATGTGGCTCAATATACAACAGATTCTTGTTCTGCAGTGAATGATTGTAAAGCTAATGCACATGTTCTTTCTTTAATAAAACAACATAAGCCTAATGTAGTGATACTATTTGCTGCTTGGAATAGATATAATTTTGATGTTTCTATCCTTTCGAATAAGTTGGATGAATTAATAAAAGCTTTAAAAAAAGCAGGAGTAGAAAAAATTGTAGTTATGGGTCCTATCCCTCAATGGACAGTGCCTCTTCCTCAGGCTATTTATTCTAGCTATCTTAGAAATTTCTTGTATAAATTACCAACGAGAATGAGTGAGTATTTAGAAACGAGGGTTTTTTCGTTTGATGAGGGAATAAGTCATTTAGTGCAGGCTAAATCGATATCCTATATATCACTTATTAAGCTACTATGCACCGAAAAGGGTTGTTTGACTCAGGTTTCTCCTGGGCCGTCTGGAATGATAACTCCAGATTATGGTCATTTAAGTATAACGGGTTCAGAATATATTGCTAAGCAATTACTTGTTAAGAAAATAATCGTTTAAATTGTTGCGAGTCCAATGAAAATTTACAGTAAATTATTACAAACGTCTTTTTTTTCCGGGGTATCAACACTCGTTAAAATTCTAACAGGCATGTTAAGTTTAAAAATAATTGCATTATATGCTGGGCCTGAAGGTATAGCCATACTTGGACAATTTATGTCATTGGCGAATATTTTTGCCACCATTGCTGGAGGAGGTATTGCTTTAGGGGTAATAAAATATGTTGCCGAATATGCGCAGACAGATGAGCTCCAGAGTTTTTTACCCACCGCGACCCTCTATACTTTATTATTTTCTCTTGTTACAACACTGCTGGGCTTTATTTATAGTCAACAATTAGCGGAATGGATTTTAGGTTCCACCCAATATGCATATTTGATGCGTTGGACTGCCGGTGTTCAATTGTTTATTGCGCTGCATTTATTATTGTGCTCCATTTTAAACGGGTTTAAACAGATTCGCCTGCTGGTCTGTATTACGATTATCTCCAGTTTGCTTAGTCTTATCATGATGAGCGGTGCTGCCGTTTTTTATCCGTTAAAAAGCATTTTGTGTTCTTTTGTGATTGCACAATCATTGGCTATTGTTATTTCATTATTATTTGTTTTTCGTAAAGATTGGTTTCACTTCCTATTTTCTTTGAACATCAAAAGAAAATATTTAATTAATTTATTGTGTTATTCCTTTATGAGTAGCGTCAGTACATTAACGGTGCCTTTGGCACAAATCATTGTTCGTAATGACCTCAGTACCTTGTTTGGATGGGATAGTGTTGGTTATTGGCAGGCTGTTGTGCGTTTATCGGATGCTTATTTATTGTTTGTCACGGCAGCGTTGACCACGTATTATTTACCCCGGTTATCGGAGCTACAAACGCCCCAGGCATTAAAACATGAAATAAGAGACACCCATCGAATTTTTATGCCGCTTATGGCATTTATTTTAATAGTTATTTATCTTTTTCGGGGTCTTATCATCAATCTTCTTTATAGCAAAACATTCACCCCAGCAACAGAATTGTTTTCTTATCAACTTCTGGGTGATTTTTTTCGCATTGCAAGTTGGTTGTTTACTTATTTGCTGTTAGCTAAAGCTTGGACAAAAACATATGTTTTTACTGAAGTCATTTTGAGTATCATTTTTGTAAGTCTTAGTCATCTGCTTGCAAGAACATATGGACTACCAGGGGTGACCTACGCTTTTGCATTAACTTATTTTGCTTATTGGTTGCTCATGGGCTTTATCGTGCTTTTTTACTTTAAGCAAGAAAATAAAAATTATCAATTAGCAGCTACTCCTTAACGTCGCTGCTCATGACTTAAAAAATCCATTCTGATTCCTATGTCCCGGAAACAAGCCGCGGGAGGTTAAGGTATTCAAGAATAGACAATTTGAAGAGACAGGTGTTATTCTACGCGCCACCAGACATTGTGCCTGAATTAAGCTTGCTTATTAGTTTTCAATGTAGTTTTTTTATTTTTATGTAGTTAGAACCTAAATATGGACACTTATCGATACTGTAGATTAAATGAAGCAAATTTTGCGGATTTGATGCGCTTGGTAAAAGTGGTCTATGGCGTTGATGTCAATATGGACCAATTTAAAAAGAAATACGCAACTGATTGTTTTGGTGCCTCTTACGTGGGCTATATTGCTTATCATAATGAGACCAATGAAGCGGCTGCCTACTATGGAATTTTACCACTGCGAGTCAAACTCAATGAAACTGTTGTTATGGCCGCACAATCTGGTGATACCATGACCCATCCAAATCACCGCAATAAAGGATTATTTGTCGCACTTGCCCAGCAGACTTATGAACTTGGAAAAAGCTTAGGTATCCAGTTTGTGTATGGTTTCCCTAATAAAAACTCTTATCCTGGCTTAGTGAGAAAATTAGGATGGACGCATGCGTATGATATGCTTTCGGTCAATTTGTTGGTGCCTACTTTGCCTTATGCACGTTTGCTGAAAAAAAAGGAATTGGCGACTTGGCATAGCAATATTTTATTAGGTTTATTAAAAAAATGCTTTACTGCTCCTGAAACCTTGCCTGAAAAACTTCTTTCTGTTCAAAAAAATGCACAGGGAGTGATACATGATCAGGATTTTTTTAATTATAAACTGGGTCATAATTGTATCCTTTTACAATATAAGGAGGTTTTCCTGGTTTTAAAAGTTGAAAATGATAGCATTGGAATAGGGGCTCTGTATAATTATGGAAAACCTTCCGATGTAAGGAAGGCATTACGCCGGTTGAAATTTATTTGCGCGTTAATGGGGATTATGAGGATCAAAACGTATTGCTCACCTAATCAATTAGCAAATATTAATATGGGCGCGTTTGGATTTTCCAAAAAGAGCCTGGCTTATTGTTATATTAATTTCAATGCTGATACTGACTTAAGAACACTTAATTTTACCTACTTAGATTATGATACCTTTTAGACCTTTCCTACGACATAGCTACCTTTCTATTTTGGGAAATTTCAAAAAAATTTCTCCTTGTGTGCACATTTTAAATGGCCATATTATTGGCGATCAAAGAAAGCGTGGTGAGTACAAATTTCGCCAATTATTAGACTATTTATCGAATCATGTTGACTTTTTAAATATAGAAAAAGCATGTGAGTTAATTATGGCAAAAAGTCAACTCAATCGTCCTGCTGTAGCATTTACTTTTGATGATGGCTTTGATGATTGTTATCATGAAATTGCTCCTGTTTTGGACGAGTTTGATGTCAATGCGGCTTTTTTTATTAATCCTAATTTTACTTATGGTAGTGACGACTATATTCGTAAATTTCTTAAGGAAAAAGCACCACATCTGGCATTTAGAAGGCCAATGAATGTGGACATGATACAGGAGTTACACCATCGAGGCTTTATTATTGGTGCGCACGGGTTAGATCACGAACGCTTACTAAGCAGTGATTCCATGTTTTTGGAACAACAAATTATTGAATGTAAGAGAAGAATAGAAGATATGTTGCAAAATGAGTGTGCTTATTTTGCTTGGCCCTATGGTAAGTATTCTGATATTTCTGAAAAAGCTATGGAGATGGTGCAAAACTTATATCGATATAATTTTAGCTCTGATAAATATACTTATTATACTTCAGATAAAGTATTTAATCGTAGACATTTCGAGTGTAATTGGCCGGCAAGCCATCTTTATTATTTTCTTTCAAACCAGCGACAACATGAGCCTAGTTAAAGATTTGATCTGTTCATGTTATACAAATAGTGTTTATAATCTGGATAATTGACAGGATGCTTGTTTTCGATCCAGTAACTCATATTTAGTATTAAAGATTATATAAAAGGACGATGATGTTGGAGAACCCACAACCTTTAGTTTCTATTGTTAT from Legionella sainthelensi carries:
- a CDS encoding class I SAM-dependent methyltransferase, which gives rise to MKKCLSCSNFYPSNVSLCQYCEWAPELIDGFCAFSPQFAQKDSGFKVSHFAQLAQLEANNFWFRTRNKLIIWALNQYCPVFQSFFEIGCGTGYVLSGIADAFPGRQYKGGELFIDGLSFAATRQNTPMEFMQMDARHIPFVDEFDVIGAFDVLEHIQEDMEVLLQMNQALKPNGLLLLTVPQHQWLWSNADKAACHVRRYSAKNLHDKIQKAGFKILRSTSFVFFLLPLMIASRFKQKLPKKNEDPYKELRLSPWLNAVFEKILEVEVQMIRKGLNFSLGGSRLIVAKK
- a CDS encoding GtrA family protein; translated protein: MRWTNGVLHSKTAMQLLYYGVSGIAINVLGYFIFLLMTHFNMAPKIAMTMIYLFCALGSYLSNWRLTFKGSGRFSSTSIRFLITHISGYSINLLLLFIFVDYLGYSYYEIQAIAIIIVAAYLFIVFKLFVFPSHSEKVNEKMPFLQ
- a CDS encoding glycosyltransferase family 2 protein encodes the protein MKLSIVATLYKSEKYIIEFCQRLSLVAEQLVGNSYEIVLVNDGSPDDSLETAIKQMDQNPQIIVVDLSRNFGHHKAMMTGLAHARGEHIFLIDSDLEEKPEWLLSFAKQMKEECCDVVYGVQEVRKGGVFERWSGALFYRFLRFLSSEPLPTNITVARLMTRRYVNALLLHKEREIYIAGLWYLTGFEQHPQTVKKESSSETTYTLRRKVSLFVNSVTSFSNLPLVSIFYFGLLIMFFACSYIGWLIINKFLFHNILEGWTSVMASIWLLGGLIISFIGIVGIYLSKIFLEIKRRPYTIIRHIYQKIDHTTDGHLKKTNPRIMEPLNNEMD
- a CDS encoding acyltransferase — protein: MAYLSQKQLEALNFKRLGKNVKISDKACIYDPERFEVADNTRIDDFCVISGKITLGSYVHIAPFCLLAGGIEGITVGDFSGISYGSKVFSQSDDYSGQFMVSPLIPLDYKNEKRAQVTLGRHVILGANAVIFPGVHIAEGCSIGAMTLVTKSTEPWGIYTGIPAKRVKEKSKAILLLEQKFLNETIG
- the rffA gene encoding dTDP-4-amino-4,6-dideoxygalactose transaminase produces the protein MIPFNKPAFTGKEFDYIRQAVTNNKTAGDGDFTKKCTRWFELELKIPKVLLTTSCTHALEMAAILAEIQPGDEVIAPSYTFVSTVNAFVLRGAKIKFVDIRPDTLNIDERLIEAAITERTKVIVPVHYAGVACEMDTIMTIAKKHNLLVVEDAAHGVMSSYKGRSLGSMGDLGTFSFHETKNYTMGEGGALLINNPSYIERAEIIREKGTDRSKFFRGQVDKYSWCDLGSSYLPSDINAAYLWAQLELAHEINNERLRLWEQYYQGLTDISQNGIIELPIIPPECKHNAHMFYLKMANLDIRTRLIEALKRQSCWAVFHYVPLHTSKAGLIYGEFVGEDKYTTAESERLLRLPLYYGLKAHEIATVIEIIRNFMEFYV
- a CDS encoding acyltransferase family protein, producing the protein MMIFKKINNLLFQYRADLDGIRGLAVISVIIYHFFPEYLPGGFWGVDIFFVLSGYLISRIIITQLNSNSFSFFDFYLRRIRRIFPALITVMLATLIIGHLFLTPIEYKKLGKHLLGGATFISNFILWHEAGYFDNSATLKPLLHLWSLSVEEQFYLLWPIALYCGFKNGWLSRLILLTIGLSFVLNVVLVYTAPIAAFYFPISRFWELVLGAAITFYKFDSLTLQSALRRSFRSSIASWIGLLLICFSCFFITANHKVPGFWAFLPVCGTLFLICGQENWINRRILSNYTLAGIGKISYPLYLWHWPIFSFINITSPSHPSFGLRVFAVILGIFLSYLTYVFIESPIRFSKNYIIKPQIALSSMLLIIGSIGLTDYLCDGWPSRFPGEISAYFNYSYDYSKHTDAQQMKCWLPQELSENGFSEECYPRSLGKKTILIWGDSHAACLYPGLKKIFGAQFNVAQYTTDSCSAVNDCKANAHVLSLIKQHKPNVVILFAAWNRYNFDVSILSNKLDELIKALKKAGVEKIVVMGPIPQWTVPLPQAIYSSYLRNFLYKLPTRMSEYLETRVFSFDEGISHLVQAKSISYISLIKLLCTEKGCLTQVSPGPSGMITPDYGHLSITGSEYIAKQLLVKKIIV
- a CDS encoding O-antigen translocase yields the protein MKIYSKLLQTSFFSGVSTLVKILTGMLSLKIIALYAGPEGIAILGQFMSLANIFATIAGGGIALGVIKYVAEYAQTDELQSFLPTATLYTLLFSLVTTLLGFIYSQQLAEWILGSTQYAYLMRWTAGVQLFIALHLLLCSILNGFKQIRLLVCITIISSLLSLIMMSGAAVFYPLKSILCSFVIAQSLAIVISLLFVFRKDWFHFLFSLNIKRKYLINLLCYSFMSSVSTLTVPLAQIIVRNDLSTLFGWDSVGYWQAVVRLSDAYLLFVTAALTTYYLPRLSELQTPQALKHEIRDTHRIFMPLMAFILIVIYLFRGLIINLLYSKTFTPATELFSYQLLGDFFRIASWLFTYLLLAKAWTKTYVFTEVILSIIFVSLSHLLARTYGLPGVTYAFALTYFAYWLLMGFIVLFYFKQENKNYQLAATP
- a CDS encoding GNAT family N-acetyltransferase — its product is MDTYRYCRLNEANFADLMRLVKVVYGVDVNMDQFKKKYATDCFGASYVGYIAYHNETNEAAAYYGILPLRVKLNETVVMAAQSGDTMTHPNHRNKGLFVALAQQTYELGKSLGIQFVYGFPNKNSYPGLVRKLGWTHAYDMLSVNLLVPTLPYARLLKKKELATWHSNILLGLLKKCFTAPETLPEKLLSVQKNAQGVIHDQDFFNYKLGHNCILLQYKEVFLVLKVENDSIGIGALYNYGKPSDVRKALRRLKFICALMGIMRIKTYCSPNQLANINMGAFGFSKKSLAYCYINFNADTDLRTLNFTYLDYDTF
- a CDS encoding polysaccharide deacetylase family protein produces the protein MHILNGHIIGDQRKRGEYKFRQLLDYLSNHVDFLNIEKACELIMAKSQLNRPAVAFTFDDGFDDCYHEIAPVLDEFDVNAAFFINPNFTYGSDDYIRKFLKEKAPHLAFRRPMNVDMIQELHHRGFIIGAHGLDHERLLSSDSMFLEQQIIECKRRIEDMLQNECAYFAWPYGKYSDISEKAMEMVQNLYRYNFSSDKYTYYTSDKVFNRRHFECNWPASHLYYFLSNQRQHEPS